A stretch of DNA from Acidobacteriota bacterium:
CTTTTACTAGGAGTTGGTGATGAACGTTTCCACGAAAAGCGAATATGGGTTGCGCGCTTTGATTTATATCGCAACTCACGCCCAGCAGGGAGCCATTCCCGCGCGCAAGATCGCTGAGCAGTGGAACGTTCCTGTCAAATACCTCGAACAAATCCTCAAAACACTCAAGGACGCAGGCATAGTGGTCAGCATTATGGGCATCAACGGAGGGTATCGGTTGACGAGACCTGCAACGTTGATCACCGCCGGTGAGGTCATTCGCACCCTGGACGGCAGGCTTTCGCCGATGGGCTGTGTCAGTTCGTATGATTATGAACCT
This window harbors:
- a CDS encoding Rrf2 family transcriptional regulator, whose protein sequence is MNVSTKSEYGLRALIYIATHAQQGAIPARKIAEQWNVPVKYLEQILKTLKDAGIVVSIMGINGGYRLTRPATLITAGEVIRTLDGRLSPMGCVSSYDYEPCEFEQGCGLKTLWARARAALVGVLDQTTIADLCTPAGHQTEQKVVSLKSSSKR